In one Staphylococcus lutrae genomic region, the following are encoded:
- the dcm gene encoding DNA (cytosine-5-)-methyltransferase yields the protein MSKMKVAELFAGVGGFRLGLENTNSKKFEVIWANQWEPSRKVQHAFDCYVTRFKDGVHSNVDIAEVSDKEMADTKADMVVGGFPCQDYSVARSLSGELGIQGKKGVLFWQIVRFIQNTIPKYILLENVDRLLKSPSKQRGRDFGVMLSTLNELGYDVEWRIINAADYGNAQRRRRVFIFGYRRTLNYANEMSKYALEEIVFKRGLFASAFPVENKASKSRVSNVYLNRDIVETSDNFSFQFFNSGIMKNGEVLTIDTIPIYEKFIPLKDILEEKVSPDYEMSKEKIEKFKYLRGPKKILRTSKTGHEYYFSEGGMSETDSLDLPARTMLTSEGSINRSTHFIKDKEKYRILTPVEAERLNGFPDNWTNDMPDRMRYFVMGNALVVPIVTRIANELEKIDELNNSDDYSQLELF from the coding sequence ATGAGTAAAATGAAAGTAGCAGAGTTATTTGCTGGTGTTGGTGGTTTTCGACTAGGGTTAGAGAATACTAACTCAAAAAAATTTGAGGTTATATGGGCTAATCAATGGGAACCATCTAGAAAAGTTCAGCATGCATTTGACTGCTATGTAACTAGATTTAAGGATGGTGTGCATTCTAATGTTGATATAGCAGAAGTTTCAGATAAAGAAATGGCTGATACTAAAGCAGATATGGTAGTTGGTGGATTTCCTTGTCAAGATTACTCGGTGGCTAGAAGCTTAAGTGGAGAATTGGGGATTCAAGGGAAAAAAGGTGTACTGTTCTGGCAAATTGTTAGATTTATACAAAATACAATTCCCAAGTATATATTACTAGAAAACGTCGACAGATTATTAAAATCGCCTTCTAAGCAAAGAGGAAGAGATTTTGGTGTTATGCTATCTACTTTAAATGAGCTCGGATACGATGTGGAATGGCGTATTATCAATGCAGCAGATTATGGTAATGCCCAAAGAAGGAGAAGAGTGTTTATATTTGGGTATAGACGTACATTGAATTACGCCAATGAAATGTCTAAATATGCGTTAGAAGAAATTGTATTTAAGAGAGGACTGTTTGCGAGTGCATTTCCAGTTGAAAATAAAGCGAGCAAAAGTCGTGTTTCTAACGTTTACCTTAACAGGGATATAGTAGAGACATCTGATAATTTTAGTTTTCAATTTTTCAACTCTGGAATTATGAAAAATGGAGAAGTATTAACTATTGATACAATTCCGATATATGAAAAATTTATTCCTTTAAAGGATATCTTGGAGGAGAAAGTTTCTCCTGATTATGAAATGTCAAAAGAGAAAATTGAAAAGTTTAAATATTTACGTGGACCGAAAAAGATATTAAGAACTTCAAAAACTGGACACGAGTATTATTTTTCAGAAGGTGGTATGTCTGAAACGGATTCACTAGATTTGCCAGCGCGTACAATGTTAACTAGTGAAGGTTCTATTAATAGAAGTACTCATTTTATCAAAGATAAAGAGAAGTATAGGATATTAACACCAGTAGAAGCTGAGCGTCTCAATGGATTTCCTGATAATTGGACTAATGACATGCCAGACCGTATGAGATATTTTGTTATGGGTAACGCTTTAGTAGTCCCTATTGTGACTAGAATTGCAAACGAATTAGAAAAAATTGATGAACTTAATAATAGTGATGATTATTCACAACTAGAGCTGTTTTAA
- a CDS encoding alpha/beta hydrolase yields MNYTKYISSQDGTQLYTKINTADELFPFGDETINVIIVHGLAEHLDRYDELTDYLVNYDYNVIRYDQRGHGRSEGPRAYYDNKDQIIEDLTAVTDYVKAHFEGKIFLIGHSMGGFAVSMFATRFPGRVDGIITSGAVTRDNNQLFEEAYGERKIPADTYFPNDMSDGLCSDPHVVENYQRDDLVLKEVSMGLTYAIIDGVIELKSKPNDFVDDVLIMHGTADGLVNPQDALQFYSEIASEHKSLRLYDGLEHELFNESHYNNVIFEDVASWITEVTARKNQF; encoded by the coding sequence ATGAATTATACCAAATATATTTCTTCGCAAGACGGCACGCAGCTTTATACGAAAATCAATACCGCCGATGAATTATTCCCTTTTGGTGATGAAACAATCAATGTCATTATTGTGCACGGTTTAGCTGAACATCTTGATCGTTACGATGAATTGACTGATTATTTGGTCAACTATGATTACAATGTCATTCGTTACGATCAACGCGGTCATGGGCGTTCTGAAGGACCGAGAGCTTATTATGACAATAAAGACCAAATTATTGAAGATTTAACAGCCGTAACAGACTATGTGAAAGCCCATTTTGAAGGTAAAATATTCTTAATCGGTCATAGTATGGGCGGTTTTGCTGTCTCTATGTTTGCGACACGTTTCCCTGGTCGTGTCGACGGTATCATTACATCAGGTGCAGTGACACGTGATAACAACCAATTATTTGAAGAAGCGTATGGAGAACGTAAAATTCCAGCCGATACATACTTTCCAAATGACATGAGCGACGGCCTATGTTCAGATCCACATGTCGTAGAAAATTATCAGCGTGACGACCTCGTATTAAAAGAAGTATCGATGGGCTTAACCTACGCGATTATTGATGGCGTCATTGAATTAAAATCTAAACCCAATGACTTTGTAGATGATGTGCTCATTATGCACGGCACAGCAGATGGCCTCGTCAATCCCCAAGATGCCTTACAATTTTATAGTGAAATCGCATCAGAACATAAATCATTACGCCTATACGACGGTTTAGAACATGAACTTTTCAATGAATCTCATTACAATAACGTCATTTTTGAAGATGTCGCAAGCTGGATTACAGAAGTGACCGCACGTAAAAATCAATTTTAA
- a CDS encoding Sau3AI family type II restriction endonuclease produces MVFELERQYLTKEEVHNRAIEAKGMTLEELSVKGYVKSKKSSFGDAFENWFGKSPDNESKPDMEEAGVELKATPFKKVKNNKYSAKERLVLNMINYHDLIDERFDTSHFLMKNGTLEIAFYENEPNLDKKFWSIKEVILYQMRNNKKDFEVIKKDWEKIKQFVEEGRAHELSERHFQYLSPCTKGKNGKTLRTQPKSDIKAKSRAFSLKAGFVTALLRDYVFGDKKSDSIIKNPIELEKKNIYELIEEKFEPYIGWSLQKLCDYFEIPPEKREKNKRINNTVAMAMLNLNGNNTISSSFGDIEEFEKASIAVKTVQFNQNNKNKESMSFPAFKFKELANEEWENELGEATATWHSFLLDTHFLFVVFKEEEDNVMFKGVKFHSIPEELIETTIKSMWEDTKKKIRDGVQLTAVRQNNTKDGWKIKNNFITLKDDKICHVRPHTNMRDYTVNGKYSDELPTAIQWTNRPKGESYSDNWMTKQCFWLNNSYINEQVKDLLK; encoded by the coding sequence ATGGTGTTTGAATTGGAAAGACAATATTTAACAAAAGAGGAAGTACATAACAGAGCAATTGAAGCAAAAGGGATGACACTAGAAGAATTAAGTGTTAAAGGTTATGTTAAAAGTAAGAAAAGTTCGTTTGGAGATGCGTTTGAAAATTGGTTCGGTAAATCACCAGATAATGAAAGTAAGCCAGATATGGAGGAAGCAGGAGTGGAGTTGAAGGCGACTCCATTTAAAAAGGTGAAAAATAATAAATACAGTGCAAAAGAGAGATTAGTATTAAATATGATAAATTATCATGATTTAATAGACGAGAGATTTGATACAAGTCATTTCTTGATGAAAAATGGTACCCTAGAGATTGCATTTTATGAAAACGAACCCAATTTAGATAAAAAGTTTTGGTCGATTAAAGAAGTAATACTTTATCAAATGAGAAATAATAAAAAAGATTTTGAGGTTATAAAAAAAGACTGGGAAAAGATAAAACAATTTGTTGAAGAGGGACGAGCTCATGAATTGAGTGAAAGACATTTTCAGTACTTATCACCTTGTACAAAAGGAAAAAATGGAAAAACGTTACGAACTCAACCTAAATCGGATATTAAAGCCAAGAGTAGGGCGTTTTCACTAAAGGCAGGATTTGTAACAGCGTTATTACGTGATTATGTATTTGGGGATAAAAAAAGTGACTCTATTATTAAAAATCCAATAGAGTTAGAAAAGAAAAATATATACGAATTAATTGAAGAAAAATTTGAGCCATATATCGGTTGGTCACTACAAAAATTGTGTGATTATTTTGAAATCCCTCCCGAAAAACGTGAAAAAAATAAAAGAATTAATAATACAGTTGCGATGGCAATGTTGAATTTGAACGGTAATAATACAATTTCTTCGTCATTTGGTGATATTGAGGAATTTGAAAAGGCATCAATAGCGGTTAAAACAGTACAATTTAATCAAAATAATAAGAATAAAGAAAGTATGTCATTCCCTGCTTTTAAATTTAAAGAGCTTGCTAATGAGGAGTGGGAAAATGAATTGGGTGAAGCTACTGCTACGTGGCATTCATTTTTGTTAGATACTCACTTTTTATTTGTAGTGTTTAAAGAAGAAGAGGATAATGTGATGTTTAAAGGAGTAAAATTCCACTCCATTCCTGAAGAATTAATTGAAACTACTATAAAAAGTATGTGGGAAGATACTAAAAAGAAAATTAGGGATGGCGTTCAATTAACAGCGGTACGACAGAATAACACAAAGGATGGTTGGAAAATAAAAAACAATTTCATCACATTAAAAGATGATAAAATATGTCATGTGAGGCCACATACAAATATGAGAGATTATACAGTAAATGGGAAGTATTCAGATGAATTACCTACAGCCATTCAATGGACAAATAGGCCTAAAGGAGAAAGTTACTCTGATAATTGGATGACTAAGCAATGTTTTTGGTTAAATAATTCGTATATTAATGAGCAAGTAAAAGACTTATTGAAGTAG
- a CDS encoding nucleoside hydrolase, giving the protein MKPVYFNHDGGVDDLISLFLLLHMDDVQLIGVSAIGADSYVEPAESASRKIINRFSKYPLDVAASEERGKNPFPKEWRMHAFFMDALPILNERVSVQSRLRDIHAYEDIIERIENANEPVTLLFTGPLTDLAKALEVAPHITQKIERLVWMGGTFLERGNVEEPEHDGTAEWNAFWDPEAVETVFNSDIAIDMVALESTNQVPLTLDVRQMWADERHYPGVDFLGVSYAAVPPLTHFQTNSTYFLWDVLTTAYIGKPELVKKEKVKASVYTKGPSQGRTYLDEAHGREIQVINHVERDAFFQYITNLAKKVGKDL; this is encoded by the coding sequence ATGAAACCAGTTTATTTCAACCATGATGGTGGTGTAGATGATTTAATTTCGTTATTTTTACTTTTACATATGGATGATGTGCAACTTATCGGCGTAAGCGCTATTGGGGCAGACAGTTATGTAGAACCTGCAGAAAGTGCATCACGAAAAATCATTAATCGCTTCTCAAAATATCCACTAGATGTGGCAGCTTCTGAAGAACGTGGAAAGAATCCATTTCCGAAAGAGTGGCGTATGCATGCCTTTTTCATGGATGCATTACCGATTTTAAATGAACGTGTGTCGGTACAATCTCGTTTGAGAGACATTCATGCTTATGAAGATATCATTGAACGTATCGAAAATGCGAACGAACCAGTAACGTTATTATTTACAGGACCTTTAACGGACTTAGCGAAAGCGTTAGAAGTGGCACCACACATTACGCAAAAGATTGAACGTCTCGTGTGGATGGGCGGTACATTTTTAGAGCGTGGTAATGTCGAAGAACCTGAACATGATGGCACAGCGGAGTGGAATGCCTTTTGGGATCCTGAAGCTGTAGAAACTGTGTTCAACAGTGACATCGCGATTGATATGGTCGCATTGGAAAGTACGAACCAAGTCCCATTAACATTAGATGTCCGTCAAATGTGGGCAGATGAACGCCATTATCCAGGTGTGGACTTTTTAGGTGTAAGTTATGCCGCCGTTCCACCACTGACTCATTTCCAAACGAACTCCACTTACTTTTTATGGGATGTATTGACGACAGCTTATATTGGTAAACCTGAGCTCGTTAAAAAGGAAAAAGTGAAGGCGTCTGTTTATACGAAAGGACCGAGTCAAGGTCGCACATACCTTGATGAAGCACATGGACGTGAAATTCAAGTGATCAATCATGTCGAACGTGATGCCTTTTTCCAATATATTACGAATTTAGCAAAAAAAGTTGGTAAGGATTTATAA
- a CDS encoding glycoside hydrolase family 2 TIM barrel-domain containing protein, with protein MELTFHTDVHTQHVNLLPRTAYHLPFTSLEEYQSGTQRHEMQRVTSLNGAWQFQYFSSLAQFQQRAALGGQDTIAVPSVWNLQGYDQLQYCNVQFPIPFDPPHVPNESACGYYEKTFTIKNYQADLDYHLTFEGVSGAHYIWVNDQFVGYAQISHARSQFDITALLTEGENRIAVLVLKYSDATYFEDQDMFRHSGIYRDVYILGRERERINDYQIHTSLHAHEAYIDVDIQDATDALTMTFQLFDPEQNQVTEGTLSKEKTRIAVSQPQLWSAEHPVLYTLVIKAGREYLIQRIGIREVTIAQQQLWINGQSVKLRGVNYHDSDPKTGYTVSEARLIEDLTLMKKANFNAIRTAHYPKSPRFYELTDQYGFYVMSEADLETHGVVLLYGDENLDDFNLIMDDPRYEQAVVDRIDASIVPFKNFSSIISWSMGNESGYGCNMERGLAHAKALDASRPLHYEGAHYAAPHHDRSNLDMISRMYPSPEEIEARYLTKPNLDKPFVLCEYAHAMGNSPGGLQAYHDLMERYDSFIGGFVWEWCDHAVQVGMKDGHPMYRYGGDFGEKVHDGHFCVDGIVSPHRTPHAGYYEFQQVHRPLVCVAHEGTRLTFKNKLDFTNIHDYVTLKITVTTKIGETATLTVDAPHIEPHVQCELDIAPYLHHDMNDLSTCTIQYILKADHPLLTPGEVLGHDQIIFQRLTSTHFVLETNVDALNVQETEKTVQVVRGPWCYIFDKRTGGLQQVSHQQTTLLSEGSQLNIWRAPTDNDIQIQQGWRTAKYDTAYSKVYQTNVQQQEGQVTIAFDMSMVEASRPRLVEGTVTWTVYEDGTIHVAHQLKKDVRMPSLPRLGVTFSLPDRFQALTYYGQGPFESYQDKQEASYLAAFHTTVRDQYEHPVFPQEVGAHIDTTYVGLSDANYTCAVWSDTPFSMNAKPYSDAMLTEANHDDELEETGVSYLHIDTAQSGIGTNSCGPELPEQYRLLQEHYHFDFKLKFYEQTSITE; from the coding sequence ATGGAACTGACATTTCATACAGATGTTCATACGCAACATGTCAACTTGCTACCACGTACAGCTTATCACTTGCCTTTTACGAGTTTGGAGGAATATCAGTCGGGGACACAACGCCATGAGATGCAACGTGTGACTTCGTTAAATGGCGCATGGCAATTTCAATATTTTTCGTCGTTGGCACAATTTCAACAACGTGCGGCATTAGGAGGACAGGATACGATTGCGGTGCCTAGTGTATGGAATTTACAAGGCTACGATCAACTACAATACTGCAATGTGCAATTTCCAATTCCGTTTGATCCACCGCATGTTCCGAATGAGAGTGCGTGTGGTTATTATGAAAAGACGTTTACGATTAAAAATTATCAGGCAGATTTAGATTATCATCTGACTTTTGAAGGGGTGAGTGGCGCGCACTACATTTGGGTGAACGATCAATTTGTAGGTTATGCACAAATCTCTCATGCACGCTCACAATTTGATATCACTGCACTTTTAACAGAAGGGGAAAACCGGATTGCTGTACTCGTATTGAAATACTCAGATGCGACTTATTTCGAAGACCAAGATATGTTTCGTCATTCAGGAATTTATCGAGATGTCTACATTTTGGGTCGTGAACGTGAACGCATCAATGATTATCAAATTCATACAAGTCTCCACGCGCACGAAGCTTATATCGATGTTGATATTCAAGATGCGACAGATGCGCTTACGATGACGTTTCAATTGTTTGATCCCGAACAAAATCAAGTGACAGAAGGGACGCTAAGTAAGGAAAAGACACGGATTGCGGTCTCCCAACCGCAATTGTGGAGTGCTGAACACCCTGTACTCTATACACTTGTCATTAAAGCAGGGCGTGAGTATTTGATACAGCGCATCGGAATTCGTGAAGTGACGATTGCGCAACAACAATTATGGATTAATGGTCAGTCGGTCAAATTACGTGGTGTGAATTATCATGATAGTGATCCTAAAACAGGCTACACCGTGTCAGAAGCACGATTAATAGAAGATTTAACATTAATGAAAAAAGCGAATTTTAATGCGATTCGTACCGCACATTATCCGAAAAGTCCGCGCTTTTATGAGTTGACCGATCAATATGGCTTTTACGTGATGAGTGAAGCGGATCTAGAAACACATGGCGTGGTCCTGTTATACGGTGATGAAAACTTAGATGACTTCAATTTGATCATGGATGATCCCCGTTATGAACAAGCTGTCGTTGATCGTATTGATGCATCGATTGTGCCGTTTAAAAATTTCAGTTCGATTATTTCGTGGTCAATGGGGAATGAATCCGGTTATGGTTGTAATATGGAACGAGGTCTCGCACATGCGAAGGCGTTGGATGCATCACGTCCACTCCATTATGAAGGGGCTCATTATGCCGCACCACATCATGATCGTTCAAATTTAGATATGATTTCACGCATGTATCCGTCACCAGAAGAAATTGAAGCGCGTTATTTAACGAAACCGAACTTAGATAAGCCTTTCGTTTTATGTGAATATGCCCATGCGATGGGGAATTCGCCAGGTGGGTTACAGGCGTATCATGACTTGATGGAACGTTATGATAGTTTTATCGGCGGTTTTGTATGGGAATGGTGCGACCATGCTGTACAAGTAGGAATGAAAGACGGACATCCAATGTATCGTTACGGCGGCGATTTTGGTGAGAAAGTACACGATGGTCATTTCTGTGTGGATGGTATTGTCAGTCCACATCGTACGCCACATGCAGGTTATTACGAGTTTCAACAAGTGCATCGTCCACTCGTTTGTGTAGCACATGAAGGCACGCGTTTAACGTTTAAAAACAAATTAGACTTTACGAATATTCATGACTATGTGACGCTCAAAATAACGGTGACAACGAAAATAGGTGAGACAGCCACATTGACAGTGGATGCGCCTCATATTGAACCACATGTGCAATGTGAGTTGGATATTGCGCCATATCTTCATCACGATATGAACGACTTGAGCACATGTACAATTCAATATATTTTAAAGGCAGATCATCCTTTATTGACGCCAGGTGAAGTGTTAGGTCATGACCAAATCATCTTTCAACGTCTCACGAGTACGCATTTTGTACTGGAAACCAATGTCGATGCTTTAAATGTACAAGAGACTGAAAAGACGGTTCAAGTGGTGCGTGGACCTTGGTGTTATATATTCGATAAACGGACAGGTGGCTTACAACAAGTGTCTCATCAACAGACAACATTACTGTCAGAAGGGAGCCAGTTGAACATTTGGCGTGCGCCGACGGACAATGATATTCAAATTCAACAAGGTTGGCGTACAGCGAAATATGATACAGCTTATTCGAAAGTGTATCAAACGAATGTGCAACAACAGGAAGGGCAAGTGACTATCGCATTTGATATGAGTATGGTGGAAGCCTCACGTCCGCGTTTAGTTGAGGGGACAGTGACATGGACGGTTTACGAAGACGGTACAATCCATGTGGCACATCAATTAAAGAAAGACGTGCGCATGCCGAGCTTACCAAGGTTAGGTGTAACGTTCAGCTTGCCAGACCGCTTCCAAGCATTGACGTATTATGGACAAGGCCCATTTGAAAGCTATCAAGATAAGCAAGAAGCGAGTTATTTAGCTGCTTTTCATACGACAGTGCGTGATCAATACGAACATCCCGTCTTCCCTCAAGAGGTCGGTGCGCATATCGACACCACTTATGTAGGGTTAAGTGACGCAAACTATACATGTGCGGTTTGGTCAGACACGCCATTTAGTATGAACGCCAAGCCGTATTCCGATGCGATGTTGACCGAAGCAAATCATGATGACGAATTAGAAGAAACAGGCGTAAGTTACCTGCATATTGATACAGCACAAAGCGGTATCGGCACGAATAGTTGTGGACCGGAATTACCCGAGCAGTACCGTTTATTGCAAGAACATTATCACTTTGACTTTAAACTCAAATTTTACGAACAAACTTCAATAACTGAATAA